In Syngnathus acus chromosome 5, fSynAcu1.2, whole genome shotgun sequence, a genomic segment contains:
- the LOC119123614 gene encoding inositol hexakisphosphate kinase 2-like, with amino-acid sequence MSPAVEAQAQEGKDAEIQKQKMQQQQHPQCYMNKGVILEPFIHQVGGHSCVLRFGEQTICKPLIAREHQFYKSLPAEMRRFTPQYRGVVSVSFEEDEEGNLCLIAYPLHSDPAADLENKDPSADSEPKSKMLKWGNVTTSSPLAESENLSKEGRGRHLRKEKSVLKLQEDVELEWLQQAEVLYYRLERNHTNAVPQLKHNPWSLKCHQQHLQRMKDNAKNRNQYKFILLENLTWQHTVPCVLDLKMGTRQHGDDASEEKKAMQIRKCQQSTSASIGVRLCGMQVYQSDTGQLMFMNKYHGRKLTLSDFKEALVQFFHSGRRLRHELLSPVLRRLRDMQAALEACESYRFYSSSLLIIYDGSPYRKHTRRRTRSGLSDEDDESEEDEEDEEVEAEAETELGGDAGIAAALDFPRACGDDSSSCSSSSSSSSSSSSGCLSPSGPHNPAVDVRMIDFAHTTCRHYCEDSVVHEGQDTGYIFGLQNLITIISELENHS; translated from the exons ATGAGTCCGGCTGTCGAGGCTCAGGCCCAAGAAGGCAAGGATGCAGAGATCCAGAAGCAGAagatgcagcagcagcagcacccgCAGTGCTACATGAACAAAGGGGTCATACTTGAGCCTTTCATACACCAGGTGGGGGGACATTCATGCGTCCTGCGCTTTGGAGAGCAGACCATCTGCAAGCCCCTCATCGCCCGCGAGCATCAGTTCTACAAGAGCCTGCCCGCAGAGATGAGACGGTTCACTCCCCAATATAGAG GTGTGGTGTCGGTGAGTTTcgaggaggatgaagaaggGAACCTCTGCCTCATCGCCTACCCCCTCCACAGCGACCCGGCGGCCGACCTGGAAAACAAGGACCCCTCGGCCGACAGCGAGCCCAAGAGCAAGATGCTCAAATGGGGCAACGTGACGACATCCTCTCCGCTCGCCGAGAGCGAAAACCTGAGCAAAGAGGGACGAGGCCGCCATTTGCGTAAAGAGAAGAG TGTTCTCAAGCTGCAGGAAGACGTAGAGCTGGAGTGGCTGCAGCAGGCCGAGGTGCTGTACTACCGCCTGGAGCGTAACCACACTAACGCTGTCCCGCAGCTCAAACACAACCCTTGGAGCCTCAAGTGTCACCAACAGCACCTACAGAGGATGAAGGACAATGCCAAGAACCGCAATCAATACA AATTCATCCTGTTGGAGAACCTTACGTGGCAGCACACGGTGCCATGCGTGTTGGACCTGAAGATGGGCACGCGGCAGCACGGAGATGACGCCTCCGAGGAGAAGAAGGCCATGCAGATCCGCAAGTGCCAGCAGAGCACGTCGGCCTCCATAGGTGTTCGACTCTGTGGCATGCAG GTGTATCAGTCCGACACAGGCCAGCTGATGTTCATGAACAAGTACCACGGCCGTAAGCTCACCCTGTCCGACTTCAAGGAGGCTCTGGTCCAGTTCTTTCACAGCGGCCGCCGCCTACGTCACGAACTCCTGTCGCCGGTGCTGCGCAGGCTTCGGGACATGCAGGCCGCTCTGGAGGCCTGCGAGTCTTACCGTTTCTACTCCAGCTCCCTGCTCATCATTTACGACGGCTCGCCGTACCGCAAGCACACACGCCGACGCACCAGGAGTGGCCTTTCCGATGAAGATGACGAGAGCgaagaggacgaggaggatgaggaggtgGAAGCCGAAGCAGAAACGGAGCTCGGGGGAGACGCGGGGATAGCTGCTGCACTTGATTTCCCCCGTGCTTGTGGTGATGACAGCAGCAGTtgttccagcagcagcagcagcagcagtagcagcagcagcggctgTCTGTCCCCCTCGGGCCCACACAACCCAGCGGTGGACGTGCGGATGATAGACTTTGCCCACACCACCTGCAGACATTACTGTGAGGACAGCGTTGTCCATGAGGGCCAGGACACAGGATACATCTTTGGCCTTCAGAATCTGATCACCATCATCTCCGAGCTGGAAAACCACAGCTAG
- the LOC119123618 gene encoding protein transport protein Sec61 subunit alpha-like 1, translating to MGIKFLEVIKPFCAVLPEIQKPERKIQFREKVLWTAITLFIFLVCCQIPLFGIMSSDSADPFYWMRVILASNRGTLMELGISPIVTSGLIMQLLAGAKIIEVGDTPKDRALFNGAQKLFGMIITIGQAIVYVMTGMYGDPSEMGAGICLLIIIQLFVAGLIVLLLDELLQKGYGLGSGISLFIATNICETIVWKAFSPTTVNTGRGTEFEGAIIALFHLLATRTDKVRALREAFYRQNLPNLMNLIATVFVFAVVIYFQGFRVDLPIKSARYRGQYNTYPIKLFYTSNIPIILQSALVSNLYVISQMLSTRFSGNFLVNLLGTWSDTSTGGPARAYPVGGLCYYLSPPESFGSVLDDPVHAVIYIVFMLGSCAFFSKTWIEVSGSSAKDVAKQLKEQQMVMRGHRETSMVHELNRYIPTAAAFGGLCIGGLSVMADFLGAIGSGTGILLAVTIIYQYFEIFVKEQSEVGSMGALLF from the exons ATGGGAA TTAAATTTTTGGAGGTCATTAAGCCGTTCTGTGCGGTCTTACCGGAAATTCAGAAACCAGAAAGAAAG ATTCAGTTTAGGGAAAAAGTACTATGGACAGCCATCACACTGTTCATTTTCCTGGTGTGCTGCCAG ATCCCTCTTTTTGGCATCATGTCATCGGATTCGGCCGATCCCTTCTACTGGATGAGAGTCATTCTGGCTTCCAACCGAG GTACTCTGATGGAGTTGGGCATCTCGCCCATCGTCACATCAGGCCTCATTATGCAGCTGCTTGCCGGCGCCAAGATCATTGAGGTGGGAGACACCCCCAAGGACCGTGCTCTCTTCAATGGCGCCCAgaaat TGTTTGGAATGATCATCACCATCGGACAGGCCATCGTATATGTCATGACTGGCATGTATGGTGACCCTTCAGAGATGGGTGCTGGAATATGCTTACTCATCATCATCCag cTCTTTGTTGCAGGTCTGATAGTTCTCTTGCTTGATGAGCTGCTCCAGAAAGGCTACGGTCTGGGCTCTGGTATCTCTCTTTTCATCGCCACTAACATTTGTGAGACCATTGTCTGGAAGGCCTTCAGCCCCACCACTGTCAACACTGGACGAG GCACCGAATTTGAGGGCGCCATTATCGCCCTCTTTCATCTGTTGGCCACTCGCACGGACAAGGTCCGCGCCCTGCGAGAAGCCTTCTACAGACAAAACCTGCCCAACCTCATGAACCTCATTGCCACGGTCTTCGTGTTCGCAGTGGTCATATACTTCCAG GGCTTCAGGGTGGACCTCCCGATCAAGTCAGCACGCTATCGCGGCCAATACAACACCTACCCCATCAAACTGTTCTACACCTCAAACATCCCCATCATCCTGCAGTCGGCTTTGGTCTCCAATCTCTACGTCATCTCCCAAATGTTGTCCACGCGCTTCAGTGGGAACTTCTTGGTTAACCTCCTGGGAACGTGGTCT GACACATCAACTGGTGGACCAGCTCGAGCCTACCCAGTAGGTGGCTTGTGCTACTACCTGTCTCCTCCGGAGTCCTTCGGTTCTGTTCTGGATGACCCGGTCCACGCCGTCATCTACATTGTCTTCATGCTCGGCTCTTGTGCCTTCTTCTCCAAGACCTGGATCGAAGTTTCGGGATCCTCTGCCAAAGAT GTGGCTAAGCAGCTGAAAGAGCAGCAGATGGTGATGAGGGGACACAGAGAGACTTCCATGGTGCATGAGCTGAACAG GTACATTCCCACCGCTGCTGCCTTTGGTGGCCTTTGTATAGGAGGCTTGTCAGTCATGGCTGATTTCCTGGGAGCCATCGGTTCCGGCACAGGAATCCTCTTGGCTGTGACCATCATCTACCAGTACTTTGAGATCTTTGTGAAAGAGCAAAGCGAAGTGGGAAGCATGGGAGCACTGCTCTTTTAG
- the si:dkey-202e22.2 gene encoding netrin-4 isoform X1, with amino-acid sequence MFGKGEHRLLLLIWMFAGLAQSGAVSRCAQHACGPPVRNLATGRALITLSGSCGNTSRDQSPCPHPASHMTDDPFLHPNTFWESSAEATTQGMPEEIRLDLETRFCLSHVVLSFRSPRPAAMMVERSTDFGKSWDVLKVFADNCSVEFGLPDDFNWPGSLCTSRYSSAAPCSGGEVILRILDPNNAKLLDPYSPEALTRMTLTNLRIRLLRAQICPLQWSSKQQTLPTPAPYAVYNLLAQGTCLCHGHAEHCEARRKRQNTKLHSTMVSGRCVCTHHTVGLHCEKCAPLYNDRPWKPANGSSGEANQCQKCECHDHADSCHFSRRVWLSTGGLSGGVCHGCRHNTFGRRCQRCRHGYRRHPNLPINSPHTCQRCWCDHQGSLSPHSGAEETWCHPRSGQCKCKTGVGGTSCTHCMPGYWGFGSEGCKACSCPNSCNPTNGKCLDSHSNNQLFNIPIGGKIPALDSPLFMDEEAQWPKEQAVSVLHSSGKCSCKEKKLKRVSDLCKIKHDYAMKAIVVSAHDKGSHAEVRVKVRKVLRSGLTALSSGTASIFPVSWTSRGCTCPILNPGMEYLLAGPEESVTGRLLVTMQSAVVPWTPRLGLLVTEGLRRGCP; translated from the exons ATGTTTGGGAAAGGTGAACATCGGCTGCTGTTGCTCATTTGGATGTTTGCGGGTTTGGCGCAAAGTGGAGCAG TTTCCAGATGTGCACAGCACGCCTGCGGTCCACCCGTCAGGAACCTGGCCACAGGCAGAGCTCTCATCACCCTCTCAGGGAGCTGCGGGAACACCTCCCGTGACCAAAGCCCGTGTCCCCACCCAGCGAGTCATATGACAGATGATCCTTTCTTGCATCCAAATACCTTTTGGGAATCAAGCGCGGAAGCCACCACGCAGGGGATGCCGGAGGAAATCCGTCTGGACCTGGAAACACGCTTCTGCCTGTCCCACGTGGTTTTGTCGTTCCGGTCGCCGCGGCCCGCTGCCATGATGGTCGAGCGATCGACCGACTTTGGAAAATCCTGGGATGTTCTGAAGGTCTTTGCAGACAATTGTAGCGTGGAGTTTGGTTTGCCCGATGATTTTAATTGGCCCGGCTCTTTGTGTACATCCCGCTACAGCAGCGCAGCACCCTGCAGTGGTGGGGAG GTGATACTACGGATACTCGACCCAAACAACGCAAAACTACTTGACCCCTACAGTCCGGAAGCGCTTACACGCATGACCCTCACCAATCTGCGTATCAGACTGCTGAGAGCTCAGATTTGTCCTCTTCAGTGGAGCTCAAAGCAACAAACACTGCCAACGCCCGCTCCTTATGCTGTTTATAATTTGCTGGCCCAAGGGACGTGCCTGTGCCACGGACATGCTGAGCATTGTGAGGCACGACGTAAAcgtcaaaacacaaaactgcATAGTACCatg GTGTCCGGTCGCTGCGTGTGTACTCACCACACAGTCGGCTTACACTGCGAAAAGTGTGCGCCGCTCTACAACGACCGTCCCTGGAAACCCGCCAACGGGAGCAGCGGCGAGGCAAATCAATGCCAGA AATGCGAGTGTCACGACCACGCAGACAGCTGCCACTTCTCCCGGCGAGTGTGGCTCTCCACCGGTGGCCTGAGCGGCGGGGTCTGCCACGGCTGCAGACACAACACATTTGGACGCAGGTGCCAGCGCTGTCGTCATGGCTACCGCCGTCACCCAAACCTGCCTATCAACTCACCACACACTTGTCAAC GATGCTGGTGTGACCACCAAGGCTCCTTGTCTCCACATTCTGGAGCTGAGGAAACCTGGTGCCACCCTCGCAGCGGGCAGTGCAAATGCAAAACGGGCGTCGGGGGCACAAGCTGTACTCATTGCATGCCTGGCTATTGGGGCTTTGGAAGTGAAGGGTGCAAAGCCTGCTCGTGTCCCAACAGCTGCAATCCCACCAATGGGAAGTGTCTGGACAG CCATTCTAATAATCAGCTGTTCAACATACCCATTGGTGGAAAAATCCCTGCGTTGGATTCTCCTTTGTTTATGGACGAAGAGGCACAGTGGCCAAAAGAGCAGGCAGTCTCTGTGCTGCACTCCTCAG gtAAGTGTAGCTGTAAGGAGAAGAAGCTAAAAAGAGTGTCTGACCTCTGCAAAATTAAACATGACTATG CGATGAAAGCGATTGTGGTGTCAGCTCATGACAAAGGCAGCCATGCAGAAGTGCGGGTCAAAGTGCGCAAGGTCCTACGATCAGGTCTGACGGCTCTGAGCTCGGGAACAGCCAGCATCTTTCCTGTGTCCTGGACCAGCCGTGGATGCACCTGCCCTATCCTAAACCCAG GTATGGAGTACCTGTTGGCAGGCCCGGAGGAATCTGTCACAGGCCGTTTGCTGGTCACGATGCAGAGTGCGGTGGTCCCCTGGACCCCCAGATTGGGTCTCCTCGTTACCGAGGGCCTACGACGTGGATGCCCATGA
- the chchd4a gene encoding mitochondrial intermembrane space import and assembly protein 40 yields the protein MSYCRQEGKDRIIFVTKEDHEAPSNAELIAEDPHDPYEEQGLILPDGAINWNCPCLGGMASGPCGAQFKEAFSCFHYSKEEVKGSECIDHFRNMQECMQRYPELYPQEEDKESSNQPEANSASDSTEGTALSSQTDSVPLSSPTDSQTTS from the exons ATGTCGTACTGCAGGCAAGAAG gtaAAGATCGCATTATCTTTGTGACCAAGGAGGACCATGAGGCCCCCAGCAATGCCGAGCTGATTGCAGAAGATCCACATGATCCTTATGAGGAACAAG GTCTCATCCTACCCGATGGCGCCATCAATTGGAACTGCCCGTGCTTGGGCGGCATGGCCAGCGGACCTTGCGGCGCTCAGTTCAAGGAGGCCTTCTCTTGCTTCCACTACAGTAAGGAGGAGGTGAAGGGCTCCGAGTGCATCGACCATTTCCGTAACATGCAAGAGTGCATGCAGAGGTACCCTGAGCTCTATCCTCAggaggaagacaaagaaagTTCCAACCAGCCGGAGGCAAACTCTGCTTCCGACTCCACTGAGGGCACCGCCTTATCGTCGCAAACTGACTCTGTTCCATTAAGCTCACCAACAGACAGCCAGACTACCAGCTAA
- the si:dkey-202e22.2 gene encoding netrin-4 isoform X2, whose protein sequence is MTDDPFLHPNTFWESSAEATTQGMPEEIRLDLETRFCLSHVVLSFRSPRPAAMMVERSTDFGKSWDVLKVFADNCSVEFGLPDDFNWPGSLCTSRYSSAAPCSGGEVILRILDPNNAKLLDPYSPEALTRMTLTNLRIRLLRAQICPLQWSSKQQTLPTPAPYAVYNLLAQGTCLCHGHAEHCEARRKRQNTKLHSTMVSGRCVCTHHTVGLHCEKCAPLYNDRPWKPANGSSGEANQCQKCECHDHADSCHFSRRVWLSTGGLSGGVCHGCRHNTFGRRCQRCRHGYRRHPNLPINSPHTCQRCWCDHQGSLSPHSGAEETWCHPRSGQCKCKTGVGGTSCTHCMPGYWGFGSEGCKACSCPNSCNPTNGKCLDSHSNNQLFNIPIGGKIPALDSPLFMDEEAQWPKEQAVSVLHSSGKCSCKEKKLKRVSDLCKIKHDYAMKAIVVSAHDKGSHAEVRVKVRKVLRSGLTALSSGTASIFPVSWTSRGCTCPILNPGMEYLLAGPEESVTGRLLVTMQSAVVPWTPRLGLLVTEGLRRGCP, encoded by the exons ATGACAGATGATCCTTTCTTGCATCCAAATACCTTTTGGGAATCAAGCGCGGAAGCCACCACGCAGGGGATGCCGGAGGAAATCCGTCTGGACCTGGAAACACGCTTCTGCCTGTCCCACGTGGTTTTGTCGTTCCGGTCGCCGCGGCCCGCTGCCATGATGGTCGAGCGATCGACCGACTTTGGAAAATCCTGGGATGTTCTGAAGGTCTTTGCAGACAATTGTAGCGTGGAGTTTGGTTTGCCCGATGATTTTAATTGGCCCGGCTCTTTGTGTACATCCCGCTACAGCAGCGCAGCACCCTGCAGTGGTGGGGAG GTGATACTACGGATACTCGACCCAAACAACGCAAAACTACTTGACCCCTACAGTCCGGAAGCGCTTACACGCATGACCCTCACCAATCTGCGTATCAGACTGCTGAGAGCTCAGATTTGTCCTCTTCAGTGGAGCTCAAAGCAACAAACACTGCCAACGCCCGCTCCTTATGCTGTTTATAATTTGCTGGCCCAAGGGACGTGCCTGTGCCACGGACATGCTGAGCATTGTGAGGCACGACGTAAAcgtcaaaacacaaaactgcATAGTACCatg GTGTCCGGTCGCTGCGTGTGTACTCACCACACAGTCGGCTTACACTGCGAAAAGTGTGCGCCGCTCTACAACGACCGTCCCTGGAAACCCGCCAACGGGAGCAGCGGCGAGGCAAATCAATGCCAGA AATGCGAGTGTCACGACCACGCAGACAGCTGCCACTTCTCCCGGCGAGTGTGGCTCTCCACCGGTGGCCTGAGCGGCGGGGTCTGCCACGGCTGCAGACACAACACATTTGGACGCAGGTGCCAGCGCTGTCGTCATGGCTACCGCCGTCACCCAAACCTGCCTATCAACTCACCACACACTTGTCAAC GATGCTGGTGTGACCACCAAGGCTCCTTGTCTCCACATTCTGGAGCTGAGGAAACCTGGTGCCACCCTCGCAGCGGGCAGTGCAAATGCAAAACGGGCGTCGGGGGCACAAGCTGTACTCATTGCATGCCTGGCTATTGGGGCTTTGGAAGTGAAGGGTGCAAAGCCTGCTCGTGTCCCAACAGCTGCAATCCCACCAATGGGAAGTGTCTGGACAG CCATTCTAATAATCAGCTGTTCAACATACCCATTGGTGGAAAAATCCCTGCGTTGGATTCTCCTTTGTTTATGGACGAAGAGGCACAGTGGCCAAAAGAGCAGGCAGTCTCTGTGCTGCACTCCTCAG gtAAGTGTAGCTGTAAGGAGAAGAAGCTAAAAAGAGTGTCTGACCTCTGCAAAATTAAACATGACTATG CGATGAAAGCGATTGTGGTGTCAGCTCATGACAAAGGCAGCCATGCAGAAGTGCGGGTCAAAGTGCGCAAGGTCCTACGATCAGGTCTGACGGCTCTGAGCTCGGGAACAGCCAGCATCTTTCCTGTGTCCTGGACCAGCCGTGGATGCACCTGCCCTATCCTAAACCCAG GTATGGAGTACCTGTTGGCAGGCCCGGAGGAATCTGTCACAGGCCGTTTGCTGGTCACGATGCAGAGTGCGGTGGTCCCCTGGACCCCCAGATTGGGTCTCCTCGTTACCGAGGGCCTACGACGTGGATGCCCATGA